The Chryseobacterium suipulveris genome window below encodes:
- a CDS encoding MBL fold metallo-hydrolase, whose amino-acid sequence MKLLRRTLIFTLILAGLFSMTACFIMKQKKFGKTPSGERLERIKKSPNWRNGSFQNLNPTPQLAEDTSMPEIMFRFLFGKVEKKAPVHAFHFEKTDLRNLDPNQDTFIWMGHSSYYMQIDGKKILVDPVLSGYASPFSFTTKAFKGSDLYTAEDIPELDYLIITHDHWDHLDYNTVLKLFPKTKKIITGLGTGEHLELWGYNPKNMIELDWFESSDLGNGFKINAEPARHFSGRTFKRNQAIWASFVFESPNQRIYIGGDSGYDDHFKKIGEKYGSFDLAILENGQYNKDWRYIHFLPGENIKAMKELNAKRMIPVHNSKFALAVHPWNEPLQKITELNTENLRIITPKIGENVDWKDDEKVYEKWWEAYD is encoded by the coding sequence ATGAAATTACTTAGAAGAACCCTCATCTTTACTTTGATTTTGGCCGGATTATTTTCGATGACGGCCTGCTTTATTATGAAACAGAAAAAATTTGGCAAAACACCGTCAGGCGAAAGGCTCGAACGAATCAAGAAATCTCCCAACTGGCGAAACGGAAGTTTCCAAAACCTGAATCCCACACCGCAGTTGGCTGAAGATACTTCGATGCCCGAAATAATGTTCAGATTCCTTTTCGGGAAAGTTGAAAAGAAAGCTCCTGTTCACGCTTTCCATTTCGAAAAAACCGATTTGAGAAATCTTGATCCCAACCAGGATACTTTTATTTGGATGGGCCACTCTTCTTATTATATGCAGATTGACGGCAAGAAAATCCTCGTTGATCCCGTTCTGAGCGGTTATGCTTCGCCGTTTTCCTTCACCACAAAAGCATTCAAGGGAAGTGACTTATACACCGCGGAAGATATTCCCGAATTGGATTATTTGATCATTACCCACGATCATTGGGACCATTTGGATTACAACACGGTCTTGAAACTTTTCCCAAAAACCAAAAAAATCATCACAGGATTAGGAACCGGTGAACATCTCGAATTATGGGGGTATAATCCCAAAAATATGATCGAACTCGATTGGTTTGAAAGTTCAGATTTAGGAAACGGATTCAAAATCAATGCAGAACCTGCCCGACATTTTTCAGGGAGAACCTTTAAAAGAAACCAGGCAATCTGGGCAAGTTTTGTTTTTGAATCGCCGAACCAACGAATTTATATCGGCGGTGACAGCGGCTACGACGACCATTTCAAAAAAATTGGTGAGAAGTACGGAAGTTTCGACCTTGCAATCCTCGAAAACGGACAGTACAATAAAGATTGGCGATACATCCATTTCCTTCCCGGCGAAAACATCAAGGCAATGAAGGAACTTAATGCCAAAAGAATGATTCCGGTTCACAACAGCAAATTTGCATTGGCAGTACACCCGTGGAACGAACCCTTACAGAAAATCACCGAACTCAATACCGAAAACTTAAGAATCATCACTCCAAAAATCGGTGAAAATGTGGATTGGAAGGATGATGAGAAGGTTTATGAAAAATGGTGGGAAGCTTACGATTGA
- a CDS encoding SRPBCC family protein, translating to MENQNFAEAGMLIRKPVSEVFEAFVNPEVTTNFWFTKSSGKLEEGEEITWTWEMYGLDVPVRVSDVVNNEKIEIEWGNYDDMTRVVFTLKKISENETFVNVVNDLFKGNTDDMKKQIRDSTGGFNLVMAGCKAWLEHGINLNLIKDRFPMGK from the coding sequence ATGGAAAATCAAAATTTTGCAGAAGCAGGAATGCTCATCAGGAAACCGGTTTCAGAGGTATTCGAGGCGTTTGTGAATCCTGAAGTGACGACTAATTTCTGGTTCACCAAGAGTTCTGGAAAACTTGAGGAAGGCGAGGAAATCACGTGGACTTGGGAAATGTATGGACTGGATGTTCCCGTAAGAGTTTCCGACGTGGTGAATAACGAAAAAATCGAAATCGAATGGGGAAATTACGACGATATGACGAGAGTTGTTTTCACCTTAAAAAAAATATCAGAGAACGAAACTTTTGTGAATGTGGTGAACGACCTTTTCAAAGGAAATACCGACGATATGAAGAAACAAATCCGAGATTCGACGGGTGGTTTCAATCTGGTGATGGCAGGTTGCAAAGCGTGGCTCGAACACGGAATCAACCTGAATCTGATTAAAGATCGGTTTCCGATGGGGAAGTGA
- a CDS encoding SRPBCC family protein, producing the protein MHDNVVVKQRVNAPVEKVWNALTDKAQMKEWYFDIPDFELGLHNEFNFYEPGDAKKFHHHGEILEIIPQSKLKHSWSYPEYSKDKTLVKWELEPDGEGTMVTLTHKGLENFDHLGLDFATSNFEDGWKEIVGKALKDYVEN; encoded by the coding sequence ATGCACGATAATGTAGTCGTTAAACAGAGAGTTAACGCACCTGTAGAAAAAGTTTGGAATGCGCTTACCGACAAGGCGCAGATGAAAGAGTGGTATTTTGATATCCCGGATTTTGAACTTGGTTTACATAACGAGTTCAATTTTTATGAACCGGGGGACGCAAAGAAATTCCATCACCACGGAGAAATTCTTGAAATTATTCCGCAATCGAAGCTGAAACATTCCTGGTCATATCCTGAATACTCAAAAGATAAAACCCTCGTGAAATGGGAACTGGAACCGGATGGAGAAGGCACAATGGTAACGCTCACCCATAAAGGACTTGAGAATTTCGACCACCTCGGACTGGATTTTGCGACCAGCAATTTCGAAGACGGATGGAAGGAGATCGTCGGTAAAGCGCTGAAGGATTATGTAGAAAATTAA